In one Magallana gigas chromosome 7, xbMagGiga1.1, whole genome shotgun sequence genomic region, the following are encoded:
- the LOC105341108 gene encoding short-chain dehydrogenase/reductase family 42E member 1, with protein sequence MATDPDLVHLVTGGGGYPGFNLGKELAATGKQVILVDIIEPRWPLKENMKFIQCNIVQRHEVEEALQGVDCVYHMASYGMSGREQLNTKLIEAVNIQGTENVIQACLKHKIKRLVYTSTYNVIFGGQVICNGEESLPYLPLNQHPDHYSRTKSIAEQRVLAANEPRTLHTCALRLAGVYGVGELRHIPRTVNTVESGYMQALFGKDSLQDFLHIDNLVQAHILAGRALMESNRRVAAGQAYFISDGAPINTFEFFRPLLSGLGYPLPKIYVPVSLVYLIAFIIEWVHFFVGRIYNFQPILTRTEVYKSGVTHYFSIKKASRDLGYKPTVQNALDDVLEEYLTKKGPKKAKKKQSIVMYYFVNLIIAVIFASFVMSFLPGVK encoded by the exons ATGGCTACTGATCCAGACCTGGTACATCTTGTGACAGGGGGTGGAGGCTACCCAGGCTTCAATCTGGGTAAAGAGTTGGCTGCAACAGGAAAACAAGTGATTCTGGTGGACATCATTGAACCAAGATGGCCTTTAAAGGAAAACATGAAATTCATTCAG TGTAACATAGTACAGAGACACGAAGTAGAAGAGGCCCTGCAAGGAGTGGACTGTGTGTACCACATGGCTTCTTATGGAATGTCCGGACGGGAACAA TTGAACACCAAGTTGATAGAAGCTGTGAATATACAAGGAACAGAAAATGTAATCCAag CATGTCTGAAGCACAAGATCAAGAGACTTGTGTACACCAGTACTTACAATGTTATCTTTGGGGGTCAGGTGATTTGTAATGGGGAGGAGTCCTTGCCTTACCTCCCCCTGAATCAG CATCCTGATCATTATTCTCGGACCAAGAGCATTGCTGAACAGAGGGTGCTGGCTGCCAATGAACCAAGGACACTCCATACTTGTGCCCTCAGACTGGCGGGAGTGTACGGGGTGGGAGAGCTACGCCATATACCCAGGACAGTG AACACAGTCGAATCAGGGTACATGCAGGCACTATTTGGGAAAGATTCACTCCAAGATTTCCTCCATATCGACAATCTAGTCCAGGCTCACATTTTGGCGGGGCGGGCCCTAATGGAGTCAAACAGGCGTGTGGCT GCTGGTCAGGCATATTTTATCTCTGATGGTGCTCCTATCAAcacttttgaatttttcaggcCCCTG CTAAGTGGGTTGGGCTATCCATTACCTAAGATATATGTACCAGTCTCTTTAGTTTACTTAATTG ctTTCATCATTGAGTGGGTTCATTTTTTTGTGGGAAGGATCTACAACTTCCAGCCCATTCTAACAAGAACTGAG GTGTACAAGTCTGGCGTGACTCATTATTTTAGCATCAAGAAAGCCTCCAGAGATCTCGGATACAAACCAACAGTACAGAACGCATTAGATGATGTGTTGGAAGAATATTTAACGAAGAAGGGACCCAAGAAAGCTAAGAAAAAACAGTCCATCGTCATGTACTATTTTGTCAATCTGATCATAGCGGTCATATTTGCATCCTTTGTTATGTCTTTTTTACCAGGGGTGAAATAA
- the LOC105341110 gene encoding short-chain dehydrogenase/reductase family 42E member 1, producing the protein MSTDDFADDVHLVTGGGGFTGFKLGQKLADIGKKVILVDIVPPKWPLASNMTFVQCNLTKEQEVTSALRGANCVYHLASYGMSGKEQFNYKLIEEVNVRGTENVIQACLVHNIKRLVYTSSNNVVFGGQEISNGDETLPYLPLNKFLDHYSKTKRIAEQKVLEADKENVLRTCALRLGGVYGVGEQRHTPRVVNMTKNGLMVALFGTESMTDFLHVDNMVQAHILAAKALTKAEGCKAAGQAYFISDGAPINTFDFFRPLIKGLGYPMPTIPIPVWLMWFIALVLESVHFIVSGIYDFQPIFTRMEVLKMCVNNYFCIDKAKRELGYMPVKQNYLSDVLDDFIKQGFRKKETMKKPVVISMRWCVNIALSVIFTSFVLSYLQTLNFIHLEKLH; encoded by the exons ATGTCCACCGACGACTTTGCCGATGACGTCCATCTGGTAACGGGCGGGGGAGGGTTCACAGGATTCAAACTCGGGCAGAAGTTGGCAGATATTGGGAAAAAGGTGATCTTAGTCGACATCGTTCCCCCAAAATGGCCTTTGGCGAGCAACATGACTTTTGTACAG TGTAACCTAACCAAAGAACAGGAAGTGACGTCAGCACTGAGGGGCGCGAACTGTGTGTATCATCTAGCCTCATACGGAATGTCGGGAAAAGAACAA TTTAACTACAAACTGATTGAAGAGGTCAACGTAAGGGGAACGGAAAACGTTATCCAAG ctTGCCTGGTACACAACATTAAACGTTTAGTGTATACTAGTTCAAATAACGTGGTGTTTGGGGGACAGGAAATTAGCAACGGGGACGAGACTCTACCATACCTCCCCCTAAACAAA TTTTTGGACCATTATTCTAAAACGAAAAGAATCGCAGAACAGAAGGTACTGGAAGCCGACAAGGAAAATGTACTCCGCACATGCGCACTACGGCTAGGAGGCGTCTATGGTGTCGGAGAGCAACGTCACACACCTAGGGTTGTG AACATGACAAAGAATGGGTTGATGGTGGCGTTGTTTGGCACTGAGTCCATGACCGACTTCCTTCACGTGGACAACATGGTCCAAGCACACATCCTGGCTGCCAAAGCACTTACCAAAGCGGAAGGATGCAAAGCG GCGGGCCAGGCGTATTTTATATCAGACGGTGCTCCCATCAACACGTTTGATTTCTTTCGACCACTT ATAAAAGGGCTGGGGTACCCAATGCCAACAATACCAATTCCAGTATGGTTGATGTGGTTTATTG CTCTAGTTCTCGAGTCTGTGCATTTTATCGTATCCGGGATTTACGACTTTCAGCCAATTTTCACAAGAATGGAG GTTCTCAAGATGTGTGTGAATAACTACTTTTGTATTGACAAAGCCAAACGAGAGCTTGGCTACATGCCAGTCAAACAGAATTACCTATCGGATGTTCTCGACGATTTCATAAAACAGGGCTTCCGAAAGAAGGAGACAATGAAGAAGCCTGTTGTGATAAGCATGCGTTGGTGTGTGAATATAGCCTTGTCTGTgatatttacatcctttgttcTGTCCTACCTCCAAACGTTGAACTTTATACATTTGGAAAAACTTCACTGA